The Vicinamibacterales bacterium genome window below encodes:
- a CDS encoding tryptophan 7-halogenase — MRGEERFDLVVIGGGPAGSTAATLVAMQGHRVLLLEKEAFPRYQIGESLLPLTIHAICAMLGVTDEIKQAGFVPKFGGVFRWGLREEPWHFTFGTVRDLAKAGAGYAYQVERARFDHILLNNARRRGVDVRERHAVLEPLFENERVSGVRFADPGGTERVARAAFVIDASGNGSPLHRHVGTRVYSEFFRNVALFCYYENAARLPGDQAGSVVSAAFDEGWFWFIPLSDTLTSVGAVIAREHAERLQQDHEQAMRGFIDACPFIRTLLAGATRVTDGPYGRFRVRKDYSYTNTHFWRPGLILIGDAACFIDPIFSSGVHLATYAALLAARSINTILRGGVDEPRALVEFERRYRAEFENVFGFLVSFYDVHQDEDSYFWRARKILHTTERANEAFVRLISGFSTAESTIFETASRVSAHMKEFERSGSREALCRIEELGRPNPRALRTPGSAAAAPAPETPRWPGGLITSPDGFYWTLPGHPVAR, encoded by the coding sequence ATGCGCGGAGAAGAGCGATTCGATCTCGTGGTCATCGGCGGAGGGCCGGCGGGTTCGACGGCGGCGACGCTCGTGGCGATGCAGGGGCACCGCGTGCTGCTGCTGGAGAAGGAGGCGTTTCCGCGGTACCAGATCGGCGAGTCGCTGCTGCCGCTGACGATCCACGCGATCTGCGCGATGCTCGGGGTGACCGACGAGATCAAGCAGGCGGGATTCGTGCCCAAGTTCGGCGGCGTGTTTCGCTGGGGGCTGCGCGAAGAGCCGTGGCACTTCACTTTCGGCACGGTACGGGATCTTGCGAAGGCGGGCGCCGGCTACGCGTACCAGGTCGAGCGCGCGCGCTTCGATCACATTCTGTTGAACAACGCACGGCGGCGCGGCGTGGACGTGCGCGAGCGGCACGCGGTGCTCGAGCCGCTGTTCGAGAACGAGCGCGTGAGCGGCGTGCGCTTTGCCGACCCGGGCGGCACCGAGCGGGTGGCGCGCGCGGCCTTCGTCATCGACGCCTCCGGAAACGGCAGCCCGCTCCACCGCCACGTCGGGACGCGCGTCTACTCTGAGTTCTTCCGCAACGTCGCGCTGTTCTGTTATTACGAGAACGCCGCGCGGCTGCCGGGGGACCAGGCCGGCAGCGTCGTGAGCGCGGCGTTCGACGAAGGATGGTTCTGGTTCATCCCGCTGTCGGACACGCTCACCAGCGTGGGCGCCGTGATCGCGCGCGAGCACGCCGAGCGCCTGCAGCAGGATCACGAGCAGGCGATGCGCGGCTTCATCGACGCCTGCCCGTTCATCAGGACGCTGCTGGCGGGGGCGACACGCGTCACCGACGGCCCGTACGGCCGCTTCCGGGTCCGCAAGGATTACTCGTACACGAACACGCACTTCTGGCGGCCGGGCTTGATCCTGATCGGCGACGCCGCCTGCTTCATCGATCCGATCTTCTCGTCCGGCGTGCACCTGGCGACCTACGCGGCGCTGCTCGCGGCACGTTCGATCAACACCATTCTGCGCGGCGGGGTGGACGAGCCGCGCGCCCTGGTCGAGTTCGAGCGGCGCTACCGCGCCGAGTTCGAGAACGTCTTCGGCTTCCTGGTGAGCTTCTACGACGTGCACCAGGACGAAGACTCGTATTTCTGGCGCGCACGCAAGATCCTCCACACCACCGAACGCGCCAACGAAGCGTTCGTCCGGCTGATCTCCGGCTTCTCCACGGCGGAATCCACCATCTTCGAGACCGCCAGCCGCGTCAGCGCGCACATGAAGGAATTCGAGCGCTCCGGCAGCCGCGAGGCGCTGTGCCGCATCGAGGAGCTCGGGCGGCCGAACCCGCGCGCGCTGCGCACACCGGGATCGGCCGCCGCCGCGCCAGCACCGGAAACACCACGCTGGCCGGGCGGACTGATCACCAGCCCTGACGGGTTCTACTGGACACTGCCGGGGCACCCGGTCGCACGCTGA
- a CDS encoding TAXI family TRAP transporter solute-binding subunit: MTVRNLAAAAGAALCALGMIAVGSNPREFARAHGGVVRLSIATGNTGGVYYPYGGGLAKVIGESLRVQATAEVTAASVDNLKLIQQRKVDIAFTLADTLDDAIAGRGAFARTGPIEARTLAVLYPNYTHLATVAGNGVDRIPDLRGRVVSTGSPGSGTEVIALRVLRAAGVDPDRDVRRQALSVNASVDALKDGKIDAFFWSGGLPTASILDLASSVGIRARLIPNDEVIPALQRQFGDALYTRRVIPKGSYPGMTSEVGVVAVQNALVVHGKMEEPLAYDLTRVLFERRAALTAIHPEARHLSLPSAVEGSPAPFHPGAERFYRERGAWKQ, translated from the coding sequence GTGACCGTCAGGAACCTGGCCGCGGCTGCCGGCGCAGCGCTGTGCGCCCTCGGCATGATCGCCGTCGGCTCGAATCCGCGCGAGTTCGCGCGCGCGCACGGCGGCGTGGTGCGGCTGTCGATCGCGACGGGAAACACCGGCGGCGTCTACTATCCATACGGCGGCGGACTGGCCAAGGTGATCGGCGAGTCGCTGCGGGTGCAGGCGACCGCCGAAGTGACCGCAGCATCCGTCGACAACCTCAAGCTGATCCAGCAGCGCAAGGTCGACATCGCGTTCACGCTCGCCGATACCCTCGACGATGCCATCGCGGGGCGCGGCGCGTTTGCGCGCACCGGCCCGATCGAGGCGCGGACGCTCGCCGTGCTCTACCCCAACTACACGCACCTCGCCACCGTCGCCGGCAACGGCGTCGACCGGATCCCGGATCTGCGCGGACGGGTGGTGTCGACCGGTTCTCCTGGCAGCGGCACCGAGGTGATCGCCTTGCGCGTGCTGCGCGCCGCCGGCGTCGACCCCGACCGGGACGTGCGCCGCCAGGCGCTCAGCGTCAACGCGTCCGTCGACGCGCTCAAGGACGGCAAGATCGATGCGTTCTTTTGGAGCGGCGGCCTGCCGACCGCATCGATCCTCGATCTCGCCAGCTCGGTCGGCATCCGCGCCCGTCTGATTCCCAACGACGAAGTCATCCCCGCGCTGCAGCGCCAGTTCGGCGATGCGCTGTACACGCGCCGCGTCATCCCGAAGGGTTCGTACCCGGGGATGACCAGCGAGGTCGGCGTGGTCGCGGTGCAGAACGCGCTGGTCGTGCACGGGAAGATGGAGGAGCCGCTCGCCTACGACCTGACGCGCGTGCTCTTCGAACGGCGCGCGGCGCTGACGGCCATCCACCCCGAAGCGCGCCACCTCTCGCTCCCCTCGGCAGTCGAGGGTTCGCCGGCGCCGTTCCATCCCGGCGCCGAACGCTTCTACCGGGAACGCGGCGCGTGGAAACAGTGA
- a CDS encoding GIY-YIG nuclease family protein: MYIFRSERDPERHYVGVTADVDERLAWHNGGPSAVTIPYRPWRVVVQIEFGDERTAVRFEQYLKSGSDRAFARRHFSPER, translated from the coding sequence GTGTACATCTTCCGCAGCGAGCGTGATCCTGAACGGCACTATGTCGGCGTGACGGCAGACGTCGACGAACGACTCGCATGGCACAATGGCGGCCCTTCCGCCGTCACGATTCCCTATCGTCCATGGCGGGTGGTCGTGCAGATCGAGTTTGGCGACGAGCGCACGGCGGTGCGCTTCGAGCAGTACTTGAAGTCCGGGTCAGACCGGGCTTTCGCACGGCGGCACTTCTCGCCCGAGCGCTGA
- a CDS encoding cytochrome c peroxidase, which yields MRTLTRPAMLLLAGGLTAALALAGAKQTAAQARIAALPTTVPAPPDNPTTPDRVALGRLLFWDPVLSGPRDVACATCHHPALGYADGLDLSIGINGAGLGTNRAFVAGRPARLVKRNSQTVVNAAFNGLTVSGDPSPQTAPMFWDLRARSLEAQALEPLKALEEMRGSAYDEAHAIPRVVGRLNAIAEYRRLFGRAFGGSQPVNAQNLGRALAAFQRTLVAVNSPFDRYMRRDANAMTEEQIRGMERFQTAGCVNCHNGPMFSDFTAHVLPVPDNRKLEQSDSGVDQTYAFRTPSLRNLSETAPYMHNGVFRSLPDVIDFYQRISRGGGRRGGGGGRGGGRGGNPNVGPAAVDPLVRQLDLRGRGQRDIVEFLRALDDPAFDRTIPPRVPSGLPVGGRVQ from the coding sequence ATGCGTACCCTCACCCGGCCGGCGATGCTCCTGCTGGCCGGCGGCCTGACGGCGGCGCTGGCGCTGGCGGGCGCGAAGCAGACGGCCGCGCAGGCCCGGATCGCGGCGCTGCCCACCACCGTTCCGGCTCCTCCCGACAATCCGACGACGCCGGATCGCGTGGCGCTCGGACGTCTCCTGTTCTGGGATCCGGTGCTGTCCGGTCCCAGAGACGTCGCGTGCGCGACGTGCCACCATCCGGCGCTCGGATACGCCGATGGCCTGGATCTCTCGATTGGCATCAACGGCGCGGGCCTCGGAACGAACCGCGCGTTCGTCGCCGGCCGGCCTGCGCGCCTCGTGAAACGCAACAGCCAGACGGTGGTGAACGCGGCGTTCAACGGCCTCACCGTCAGCGGCGATCCGTCGCCGCAGACGGCGCCGATGTTCTGGGACCTGCGCGCGCGGTCGCTCGAGGCGCAGGCGCTCGAGCCGCTCAAGGCCCTCGAGGAGATGCGCGGCAGCGCCTACGACGAGGCGCACGCGATCCCGCGCGTCGTCGGCCGCCTGAACGCGATTGCGGAATACCGGCGGCTGTTCGGCCGCGCGTTCGGCGGCTCGCAGCCGGTGAACGCGCAGAATCTCGGCCGCGCGCTGGCGGCGTTCCAGCGGACGCTCGTCGCGGTGAACTCGCCGTTCGATCGCTACATGCGGAGGGATGCGAACGCGATGACGGAGGAGCAGATCCGCGGGATGGAGCGCTTCCAGACGGCCGGCTGCGTGAACTGCCACAACGGGCCGATGTTCTCCGATTTCACCGCGCACGTGCTCCCGGTTCCTGATAACCGCAAGCTGGAGCAGTCGGACTCCGGCGTCGACCAGACCTATGCGTTCCGCACGCCATCGCTGCGCAACCTGAGCGAGACGGCGCCGTACATGCACAACGGCGTCTTCCGTTCGCTGCCCGATGTGATCGACTTCTACCAGCGGATTAGTCGAGGCGGCGGCCGGCGCGGAGGTGGGGGCGGGCGGGGAGGCGGGCGGGGAGGAAATCCCAACGTCGGCCCGGCGGCGGTGGACCCGCTCGTCCGACAGCTGGACCTGCGCGGCCGCGGCCAGCGCGACATCGTCGAGTTCCTGCGGGCGCTCGACGATCCGGCGTTCGACCGGACGATTCCACCGCGCGTGCCGAGCGGCCTGCCGGTCGGCGGACGCGTGCAATAG
- a CDS encoding PRC-barrel domain-containing protein, which produces MRYIGADHVDTPQGALQGTMVVGPRHEPVGTLDGLVIDPIEKQVRYLVVRSRKLLRSRRHLVPLTPARLDAERKTLHVDVGPDDLRRFQEISADTFERYSDDDLIAALFPSRAA; this is translated from the coding sequence TTGCGCTACATCGGGGCCGATCACGTCGACACGCCGCAGGGTGCCCTCCAGGGCACGATGGTCGTCGGCCCGCGTCACGAACCCGTCGGCACGCTCGACGGCCTCGTCATCGATCCGATCGAGAAGCAGGTTCGCTATCTCGTGGTGCGATCGCGCAAGCTGCTCAGGAGCCGGCGCCACCTCGTCCCGCTCACACCGGCACGCCTCGATGCCGAGCGGAAGACGCTGCACGTGGACGTCGGCCCGGACGATCTCCGGCGCTTCCAGGAAATCAGTGCCGACACGTTCGAGCGGTATTCGGACGACGATCTGATCGCGGCCCTGTTCCCGTCCCGCGCCGCGTAG
- a CDS encoding PQQ-binding-like beta-propeller repeat protein, with the protein MRTTFLCTAAIALCLCSGPAARQAPADWPQWGGPNRNFVSPSTGLASGWPAGGPRKLWSRTLGEGHSAIAVEGGRLYTMYRPLGLLAAIRRSQEEVVTAIDAATGKAIWEHKFPSPTEGVNFSEGAGPHSTPLVTADRVFAIGSRKELMALNKATGQLLWSHDMIKEYNAEPPDRGYAPSPLLHGDTVIVPMGGPGQVLAAFNAKSGALVWKAGDFQFSPASPAIIDVDGQKQLLYFAGNAVAGFDPATGRTLWSHPHKTDWGLNISTPIWSPSDHLLFVSSAYGTGSRVLELRQAGGKTTATEKWFNNRMRIHIGTAIRVGNHVFGSSGDFGPAFLTAVDVTSGRLAWQDRSFARAQLLHADNKLVILDEDGTLGLATVSPAGLQVLAKAPILDHLAWTPPTLVGTRLFVRDRKTIAAFDLGGGK; encoded by the coding sequence ATGCGCACCACGTTTCTGTGCACGGCGGCGATCGCGCTGTGTCTCTGTTCCGGGCCGGCGGCGCGGCAGGCGCCGGCCGACTGGCCGCAGTGGGGCGGACCGAACCGCAACTTCGTGTCACCGTCCACGGGTCTGGCGAGCGGCTGGCCGGCGGGCGGCCCGCGCAAGCTCTGGTCGCGAACGCTCGGCGAGGGGCATTCGGCCATCGCCGTCGAAGGCGGCCGCCTCTACACGATGTATCGTCCGCTCGGCCTGCTCGCGGCCATCCGGCGCAGCCAGGAGGAAGTCGTCACCGCGATCGACGCGGCGACGGGGAAGGCGATCTGGGAGCACAAGTTTCCATCGCCGACCGAGGGGGTGAACTTCTCGGAAGGGGCGGGGCCGCATTCGACGCCGCTCGTCACCGCCGACCGCGTGTTCGCCATCGGCAGCCGCAAGGAGCTGATGGCGCTGAACAAGGCGACCGGCCAGCTCCTCTGGTCGCACGACATGATCAAGGAGTACAACGCGGAGCCTCCGGACCGCGGCTACGCGCCGAGCCCGCTGCTCCACGGCGACACCGTGATCGTGCCGATGGGCGGCCCCGGGCAGGTGCTCGCCGCCTTCAACGCGAAGAGCGGCGCGCTCGTCTGGAAGGCGGGGGATTTCCAGTTCTCTCCGGCGTCGCCGGCGATCATCGACGTCGACGGGCAGAAGCAGCTGCTCTATTTCGCCGGCAACGCGGTCGCCGGTTTCGATCCGGCCACCGGCCGGACGCTGTGGAGCCATCCGCACAAGACGGATTGGGGGCTCAACATCAGCACGCCGATCTGGTCGCCGTCGGATCATCTGCTCTTCGTGTCCTCGGCGTACGGCACCGGCAGCCGGGTGCTCGAGCTGCGGCAGGCCGGCGGCAAGACGACGGCGACGGAGAAGTGGTTCAACAACCGGATGCGGATTCACATCGGCACGGCGATCCGCGTCGGCAACCACGTCTTCGGATCGAGCGGCGATTTCGGTCCGGCGTTCCTCACCGCGGTTGACGTCACGTCGGGCAGGCTGGCCTGGCAGGACCGCAGCTTCGCCCGCGCGCAGCTGCTGCATGCGGACAACAAGCTGGTGATCCTCGACGAGGACGGCACGCTCGGGCTCGCCACCGTGTCGCCGGCGGGCCTGCAGGTGCTCGCGAAGGCGCCGATTCTCGATCACCTCGCGTGGACGCCGCCGACCCTCGTGGGCACGCGGCTGTTCGTGCGCGATCGCAAGACGATCGCCGCCTTCGACCTCGGCGGCGGCAAGTAA
- a CDS encoding TRAP transporter fused permease subunit has product METVNGAAAPVEDLAFESPTRDLRGRTATVAWFVSIAISGYALYWVIGVIQPQAYRITFLLLALTLSFLLYPRGRADRAGVAAADWLLIAVAAAALLWPLADFERFIYRAADPTLTDVALGAALIGVVLEATRRTAGPILPVTALLFVAYAFYGPLLDLVGLGFVAHRGYDPARIVGTLYMTLEGIFGVPLDVAATYIALFTIFGAVLSVSGTGAFLVEWALAAVGRSRHGAGAGRAVTLAGLLLGAVSGSGVANTVTLGAMTWPVLRKAGYPATTGAAILAAAGIGAIICPPALGAAAFIIAELLNIPYLQVVVMAIIPALLYFLGVLLMIEADTRRFGMRPLETAGPPLRELTRRHGYHFLPIAGLPIMLATGTSAFRAVFYAMLLAIGLSFFDRRHALWPRRLLEALATGGRSVVSVAATTATAGVIVGVVTLTGLGLKIAGLIVAFAGGSLFLTVLYSAIAVLVLGLAVPVTASYIIAAVMVAPAMTSVGVPDLAAHMFIFYYAVLSEVSPPTALSPMAAAAITGGRQVPTMWLAWKYTLPAFVFPFAFTLGPRGLALLMQGSLAQILIGSSVAALGVVALAAGLGGWIRGRASVAERVLAVAGGLLLFAPGSAAAAAGAASFAIAIVVHFLRRDAALPQP; this is encoded by the coding sequence GTGGAAACAGTGAACGGCGCGGCGGCGCCGGTGGAAGACCTCGCGTTCGAATCCCCGACGCGTGATTTGCGGGGGCGGACGGCCACCGTCGCGTGGTTCGTCAGCATTGCGATCTCGGGCTATGCGCTGTACTGGGTGATTGGCGTCATCCAGCCGCAGGCGTATCGCATCACCTTTCTGCTGCTCGCGCTGACGCTCAGTTTCCTCCTCTACCCGCGCGGCCGCGCCGATCGCGCCGGCGTCGCGGCGGCCGACTGGCTGTTGATCGCGGTCGCCGCGGCGGCGCTGCTCTGGCCGCTGGCGGACTTCGAACGGTTCATCTATCGCGCCGCGGATCCGACGCTGACCGACGTCGCGCTCGGCGCGGCGCTGATCGGCGTCGTCCTCGAAGCCACGCGGCGGACGGCGGGCCCGATTCTGCCGGTGACGGCGCTGCTGTTCGTCGCGTATGCGTTCTACGGACCGCTGCTGGATCTCGTCGGCCTCGGCTTCGTCGCGCACCGCGGCTACGATCCCGCGCGCATCGTCGGCACGCTCTACATGACGCTCGAAGGGATCTTCGGCGTGCCGCTCGACGTCGCCGCGACCTACATCGCGCTGTTCACCATCTTCGGCGCGGTGCTCAGCGTCTCGGGCACCGGCGCGTTCCTCGTCGAGTGGGCGCTCGCCGCCGTCGGGCGCAGCCGTCATGGCGCCGGCGCGGGCCGCGCGGTCACGCTCGCCGGGCTGCTGCTCGGCGCGGTGTCCGGCAGCGGCGTCGCCAATACCGTCACGCTCGGCGCGATGACCTGGCCGGTCCTGAGGAAGGCCGGCTATCCGGCGACCACGGGCGCCGCCATTCTGGCGGCTGCCGGCATCGGCGCGATCATCTGCCCGCCGGCGCTCGGCGCGGCGGCGTTCATCATCGCCGAGCTCCTCAACATTCCATACCTGCAGGTCGTCGTGATGGCGATCATTCCGGCGCTGCTCTACTTCCTCGGCGTGCTCCTGATGATCGAGGCGGACACGCGGCGGTTCGGCATGCGGCCGCTCGAGACGGCAGGCCCGCCTCTCCGGGAGCTGACGCGGCGGCACGGCTACCACTTCCTGCCGATCGCCGGACTGCCGATCATGCTCGCAACCGGCACGTCCGCGTTCCGCGCGGTCTTTTACGCGATGCTGCTCGCGATCGGACTGAGCTTCTTCGATCGACGCCATGCGCTCTGGCCGCGCCGTCTGCTCGAGGCGCTCGCGACCGGCGGCAGGAGCGTCGTCTCGGTGGCGGCGACGACGGCGACGGCCGGCGTCATCGTCGGCGTGGTGACGCTGACGGGTCTCGGTCTGAAGATCGCGGGGCTGATCGTCGCGTTTGCGGGCGGCAGTCTGTTCCTGACGGTGTTGTATTCCGCGATCGCCGTCCTCGTGCTCGGCCTCGCGGTGCCGGTGACCGCGTCGTACATCATCGCGGCGGTGATGGTGGCGCCGGCGATGACCTCGGTCGGCGTCCCCGACCTCGCGGCGCACATGTTCATCTTCTATTACGCGGTGCTGTCGGAAGTGAGCCCGCCGACCGCCCTGTCGCCAATGGCAGCCGCGGCGATCACCGGCGGACGCCAGGTGCCGACGATGTGGCTGGCGTGGAAGTACACGCTGCCGGCCTTCGTCTTTCCCTTCGCCTTCACACTCGGTCCGCGAGGGCTGGCTCTGCTGATGCAGGGATCGCTCGCGCAGATCCTGATCGGATCTTCGGTCGCCGCTCTCGGCGTCGTCGCGCTGGCGGCGGGGCTGGGCGGATGGATTCGAGGGCGCGCGAGCGTTGCCGAGCGCGTGCTTGCCGTGGCCGGCGGGCTGCTGCTGTTCGCTCCAGGATCCGCCGCCGCAGCGGCCGGGGCAGCGTCGTTCGCGATCGCGATTGTCGTGCATTTCCTGCGCAGAGACGCCGCGCTACCTCAGCCATAG